In the genome of Rhizobium etli 8C-3, one region contains:
- the lgt gene encoding prolipoprotein diacylglyceryl transferase produces MPTAANLLSIMPFPDIDPIAISIGPLAVHWYGLAYVAGILLGWLYARQIAGNHALWPGNASPITKAQIDDFIVWAAIGIVLGGRIGYILFYDLPAVIEDPLRAIEIWNGGMSFHGGTIGTTIAMILFARKNSIPIWSLFDIVATVVPIGLFFGRIANFVNGELWGRLTDVPWAVVFPTGGPFARHPSQLYEAGLEGIVLLLFLALVVYAFRALKSPGLVTGLFVCGYALSRIFVEFFREPDQQLGYLLGTNWLTMGMVLSFPMILLGIWAMARARRQAALQH; encoded by the coding sequence TTGCCGACTGCAGCCAATCTTCTTTCGATCATGCCCTTTCCGGATATCGATCCGATCGCCATTTCGATCGGTCCTCTGGCTGTTCACTGGTACGGGCTTGCCTATGTGGCAGGCATCCTGCTCGGATGGCTCTATGCCCGGCAGATCGCCGGCAATCACGCGCTTTGGCCGGGCAATGCCTCGCCGATCACCAAGGCGCAGATCGACGACTTCATCGTCTGGGCAGCCATCGGCATCGTTCTGGGCGGCCGCATCGGCTACATCCTTTTCTACGATCTGCCGGCCGTGATAGAGGACCCGCTCCGTGCCATCGAGATCTGGAATGGCGGCATGTCCTTCCACGGCGGAACCATCGGCACGACGATCGCCATGATCCTCTTTGCGCGCAAGAACAGCATTCCGATCTGGAGCCTTTTCGACATCGTCGCCACAGTGGTGCCGATCGGCCTCTTCTTCGGCCGCATTGCAAACTTCGTCAACGGCGAGCTGTGGGGGCGGCTTACGGATGTGCCCTGGGCAGTCGTATTCCCGACGGGCGGGCCGTTTGCGCGGCATCCGAGCCAGCTCTATGAAGCAGGCCTTGAAGGCATCGTGCTGCTGCTTTTTCTTGCCCTCGTCGTCTACGCTTTCCGCGCGCTGAAATCACCAGGGCTCGTTACCGGTCTCTTCGTCTGCGGCTATGCGCTGTCACGCATATTCGTCGAATTCTTCCGCGAGCCGGATCAGCAGCTTGGTTACCTACTCGGCACGAACTGGCTGACCATGGGCATGGTCCTTTCTTTCCCGATGATCTTGCTCGGCATCTGGGCGATGGCGCGTGCCCGCCGCCAGGCCGCTTTGCAGCATTGA
- a CDS encoding class I SAM-dependent methyltransferase, translating into MTTALGEKIKAIIQANGPISVTDYFSLCLADPQYGYYRTREPFGRSGDFVTAPEVSQLFGEMIGVFVVHAWQRHGAPAGARLVEIGPGRGTMMADMLRVIERLAAPLFENMTVHLIETSERLRDIQQQTLHAHEGKISWHSDFEEVPPGFTLIAANELFDAIPIRQFVKTPTGFRERMVGLDIDGELTFAAGIAGIDPALLPGLPQAAPAGTLFEISPARQAVMMRICDRLKAFGGTALAIDYGHLVTGFGDTLQALRMHEFDPPLAHPGEADLTSHVDFEDLAKTAVGAGLHLNGALHQGDFLIGLGILERAAALGRDREPRTRQIIQDAVDRLAGSGEGRMGELFKAMAVSYPAVDLMPFRPVD; encoded by the coding sequence ATGACGACCGCACTCGGTGAAAAAATAAAGGCGATCATTCAGGCGAACGGGCCGATCAGCGTCACGGACTATTTTTCCCTCTGCCTCGCTGATCCGCAATATGGCTACTATCGCACCCGCGAGCCCTTCGGCCGGTCCGGCGATTTTGTCACTGCGCCCGAAGTCAGCCAGCTCTTCGGCGAAATGATTGGGGTGTTCGTCGTGCATGCCTGGCAGCGCCATGGCGCGCCGGCAGGCGCGCGCCTCGTTGAAATCGGCCCCGGGCGTGGGACGATGATGGCTGACATGCTGCGCGTCATCGAGCGTCTCGCCGCGCCGCTTTTCGAGAATATGACGGTTCATCTCATCGAGACGAGCGAGCGCCTGCGCGATATCCAGCAACAGACACTTCACGCACATGAGGGCAAGATCAGTTGGCATTCCGATTTCGAGGAAGTGCCACCGGGTTTCACGCTGATTGCGGCAAACGAGCTTTTCGACGCCATTCCGATCCGTCAGTTCGTCAAGACGCCAACCGGCTTTCGCGAGCGCATGGTTGGCCTTGACATCGATGGCGAGCTGACATTCGCCGCCGGGATCGCCGGCATCGATCCGGCACTGCTGCCTGGATTACCGCAGGCAGCGCCGGCAGGCACGCTGTTTGAAATATCGCCGGCCCGGCAGGCTGTGATGATGAGGATCTGCGATCGCCTGAAGGCTTTCGGCGGCACGGCGCTTGCGATCGATTACGGCCATCTCGTCACCGGCTTCGGTGATACGCTACAGGCCTTGCGCATGCACGAGTTCGATCCGCCGCTTGCCCATCCCGGTGAAGCGGACCTGACAAGCCATGTGGATTTTGAGGACCTTGCAAAAACGGCCGTCGGCGCCGGGCTGCATCTCAACGGCGCGTTGCACCAGGGCGATTTCCTGATCGGCCTCGGCATTCTCGAGCGCGCTGCCGCTCTCGGCCGCGATCGTGAACCGCGCACCCGGCAGATCATTCAGGACGCGGTGGACCGTCTGGCCGGCTCCGGCGAAGGCCGAATGGGCGAGCTTTTCAAGGCGATGGCCGTCTCCTATCCGGCCGTCGATCTCATGCCGTTCCGTCCGGTGGATTGA
- the pgeF gene encoding peptidoglycan editing factor PgeF: protein MQDAAFPAPIESALLNEAAGEVIRHGYFTRAGGVSEGLYRGLNVGLGSNDDRTKVMENRRRVAAWFSQPLERLATVHQVHSPDAVTVDSSYDGTRPEADALVTATPGIVLGVLAADCGPILFADPENRVIGAAHAGWKGALTGVLENTVAAMERLGAKRRTMIACLGPSISQTSYEVGPEFVERFVTYDSTYERYFIPSKTSAHAMFDLPALTIDRLLNAGVRAESLGICTYPDSERFFSYRRTTHNKEPDYGRQISAISIREI from the coding sequence ATGCAAGACGCGGCCTTCCCCGCACCGATCGAAAGCGCTCTATTGAACGAAGCGGCCGGCGAAGTGATCCGCCACGGCTATTTCACACGGGCGGGCGGCGTTTCGGAGGGGCTCTATCGCGGCCTGAATGTCGGGCTTGGCTCGAACGACGACCGCACAAAGGTAATGGAGAACCGCCGTCGCGTCGCCGCCTGGTTCAGCCAGCCCTTGGAAAGGCTCGCGACAGTCCATCAGGTTCATTCGCCAGATGCGGTCACCGTCGACAGCAGCTATGACGGCACGCGCCCTGAGGCCGACGCGCTGGTCACGGCAACGCCGGGCATCGTCCTTGGCGTTCTCGCTGCCGACTGCGGCCCGATCCTGTTCGCCGACCCGGAAAACCGGGTGATCGGCGCGGCACATGCCGGATGGAAAGGCGCACTGACCGGCGTCCTGGAAAACACCGTTGCAGCGATGGAAAGGCTTGGCGCAAAGCGCCGGACCATGATTGCCTGCCTCGGCCCCTCGATCAGCCAGACAAGCTATGAAGTCGGCCCGGAATTCGTTGAGCGCTTCGTCACATACGATTCGACTTACGAGCGCTATTTCATTCCTTCGAAGACGTCGGCCCATGCCATGTTCGACCTTCCGGCCCTGACCATCGACCGGTTGCTGAACGCGGGTGTGCGCGCCGAAAGCCTTGGCATTTGCACCTATCCGGACAGCGAGCGCTTTTTCTCGTACCGGCGCACCACACATAATAAGGAGCCGGACTACGGCCGCCAGATTTCAGCGATCAGCATCAGGGAGATTTGA
- a CDS encoding M24 family metallopeptidase, which translates to MALHFERAEFASRLTRLTDQMRAEKLDAILLFAQESMYWLTGYDTFGYCFFQTLVVKADGTMSLITRSADLRQARHTSILEDIHIWVDRVNADPTLDLRNLLVDMDLLGGRIGVEYDTHGMTGRIARLLDAQLSTFGQIVDVSYLVSRLRLVKSPAEVVYVERAAALADDALDAAVGLTKPGADEADILAAMQGAVFSGGGDYPANEYIIGSGADALLCRYKAGRRKLDANDQLTLEWAGTYAHYHAAMMRTIVIGEPTHRHRELYNACLENLQAIETVLKPGHTFGDVFDMHAKIMDERGLARHRLNACGYSLGARFSPSWMEHQMFHVGNPQPIEPNMSLFVHMIIADSDTGTAMTLGQTYLTTADAPRTLSRHSLDFIGA; encoded by the coding sequence ATGGCACTGCATTTCGAAAGAGCCGAATTCGCAAGCCGCCTCACGCGCCTTACTGACCAGATGCGCGCAGAAAAGCTCGATGCCATCCTGCTTTTCGCGCAGGAAAGCATGTACTGGCTGACGGGGTACGACACGTTCGGCTACTGCTTCTTCCAGACCCTGGTGGTCAAGGCCGATGGCACAATGTCGCTGATTACCCGCTCGGCAGACCTTCGTCAGGCCAGGCACACGTCGATCCTCGAAGACATCCACATCTGGGTCGACCGCGTCAATGCCGACCCGACCCTCGACCTCAGAAACCTGCTGGTCGACATGGACCTGCTCGGTGGGCGCATCGGTGTCGAATACGACACCCACGGCATGACCGGGCGAATCGCCCGCCTGCTAGACGCCCAGCTTTCCACCTTCGGCCAGATCGTCGATGTCTCCTATCTCGTCAGCCGCTTGCGCCTCGTGAAAAGCCCGGCAGAGGTGGTCTATGTCGAGCGTGCCGCAGCCCTTGCAGACGATGCTCTGGATGCCGCTGTCGGGCTGACGAAGCCCGGCGCCGACGAGGCGGACATCCTTGCCGCCATGCAGGGCGCGGTCTTTTCGGGTGGCGGAGACTACCCCGCCAACGAATACATCATCGGTTCCGGCGCGGACGCCCTGCTCTGCCGCTATAAGGCGGGCCGCCGCAAGCTCGATGCAAATGACCAGCTTACGCTCGAATGGGCAGGCACCTATGCCCATTATCACGCCGCCATGATGCGCACGATCGTCATCGGCGAGCCGACGCACCGCCACCGCGAACTCTACAACGCTTGCCTGGAAAACCTGCAGGCGATCGAAACCGTGCTGAAACCAGGGCACACCTTCGGCGACGTCTTCGACATGCATGCGAAGATCATGGACGAGCGCGGGCTTGCCCGGCATCGGCTGAACGCCTGCGGCTATTCGCTCGGCGCCCGCTTCTCGCCATCCTGGATGGAACATCAGATGTTTCATGTCGGCAATCCGCAGCCGATCGAGCCGAACATGTCGCTCTTCGTGCACATGATCATAGCCGATTCCGACACCGGAACGGCCATGACGCTGGGCCAGACCTACCTAACGACGGCAGATGCGCCGCGCACGC